The segment GATATGCTCGAGCCGCCAGCTAGGCTGGGTGATGCCGTCGGACTCATCGGCGGCATTGGCGACGGCTCGCTGCCCGGCGGCGAGCGCGGCACTCATATCCATCTCGACCTTCTCGTAGGTACGCCAGAAGACCAGAAGCGTGCTCAGCGCCAGAGTCGCGAGAAAAATGGCGGCGATAGAGCGTACGAGCAGGAGACGCAGCGGCAACGAACCCTCGCAAGCAACCGTCGGGAAATTGTCTACCCAAATGGTTCCATTATCCCCTTATAGCAGGTTGGCGCACCGCGGGTCTTCCCCAATTTTACCGGAAGGTGAAGGCGGCACCCGCTACTCGCCGATGATGTAGCCGATGCTATTGGCGAGGTCGTCGAGACCGTCGAGCTGGTCGCTGTTGCTGAGGATCGAGACGCAGAACCATCTGCCGTCCTTCTGGCGGACGATCTCGTTATAGGACGTATAGCCGGGAACCGAGCCGGAATGGCTGAAGACGGTGCTGTCGTCCTTCTCCTCGTAAAACCAGCCCATGCCGTAATAGAGGGTCGGCGAAACCCGCGCCTGGCCGGAAAGCATGGCGTCGCGGACGGCGGCCGGCACGATCTTCGGGTCCATCAGCGCCTTGTCCCAGGCGAAGAGGTCGAGCGCGGTGCTGACGGCATCGGCACTCCCCTTCAGCCAGTCCGGATGAGTGAAGGCCGGCCGCAGGCGGCGGCCATAATCCGGCAGTGCCAATGTCGCCGACTGCACCTTCAGCGCCGCCGAGATCGGGGCCGACAGGGTGGAGGCGTCGGGGTCGAAAGTGGCCTGCTGATCGTCGATGAACCGTGTGTTGGCCATGCCTGCAGGCTCGAAGATCCGCCGGCGCAGCAGGTCGTGATAGGTCTGCGGGCGTGTCTGGCCGGGCTGGAGGCTCTGCTCCATCAACTCAGCGAGCAGGAAGTAATTGGTGTTGCTGTAGTCGAAATCGTCCGATTGCTCGGACGGCGGCTGCGTTTCGATGTCGTGAAACAGCGCGCTGTCGCTGATTGGCTGCCAGGGGTCTGCGCCATCCGGCGGCCGTCGGGTGAAATTCGGCAGGTTGGACCGCATCGTCAGCAGGCGGCCGACGGTCAGCCAGGGTTGCGCCTTCCAATACTGGCCATCGCCAAAAACCGCGGAAAGCGGCGTCGCGAGCGAAAGCTTCGTCCCGGAATGCCCGACAACGGCGCCGCTGCGGATCATCTCCAGGGCGGCCGCGGCGGTGAACTGCTTGGTGATCGAGCCGATTTCGTAGAGCGTGTTGCCGGTGACGGGCTTGCCGTCGCTCGAGCCATAGCCTTTCGCTGCCACCAGCCGGCCATCGATGCCGATCGAGAGACTGAGGCTCGGCAGCGTCGCCTCGTCGGCGCCATTCAGCTCGCGGAAATGGGCGACGATCTGGTCTATCTGTGCGGATTTGGCCGCAGACCAGGATTGGGCGTGGACGGGAGCCGCGGTCACAGAGATAAACAGGAGGCAGCCGCCAAGCCGGCGCAAGAAGCCGGGCGATATTTCGCGGGCCCGGGAGCGAGCCCGAAATTTCAGCCGCTGGTCCATAACGCTCCAGAAGCAAACGTCAGGCCTTTGATGCACGCCAGCCGGAACGCCTCTACCGCGGCGCGCAAAACAAAAAGATGAGCGAATGCGCAAGCTTGCGCAAGCCATAACCCGGTGTGCAGCCCGGACTTTTCCGCTGTAAATCAAGTACGAAGGAAGAT is part of the Methylovirgula ligni genome and harbors:
- a CDS encoding serine hydrolase domain-containing protein, whose product is MTAAPVHAQSWSAAKSAQIDQIVAHFRELNGADEATLPSLSLSIGIDGRLVAAKGYGSSDGKPVTGNTLYEIGSITKQFTAAAALEMIRSGAVVGHSGTKLSLATPLSAVFGDGQYWKAQPWLTVGRLLTMRSNLPNFTRRPPDGADPWQPISDSALFHDIETQPPSEQSDDFDYSNTNYFLLAELMEQSLQPGQTRPQTYHDLLRRRIFEPAGMANTRFIDDQQATFDPDASTLSAPISAALKVQSATLALPDYGRRLRPAFTHPDWLKGSADAVSTALDLFAWDKALMDPKIVPAAVRDAMLSGQARVSPTLYYGMGWFYEEKDDSTVFSHSGSVPGYTSYNEIVRQKDGRWFCVSILSNSDQLDGLDDLANSIGYIIGE